The following proteins are encoded in a genomic region of Brachypodium distachyon strain Bd21 chromosome 1, Brachypodium_distachyon_v3.0, whole genome shotgun sequence:
- the LOC112270642 gene encoding ATP-dependent DNA helicase PIF1-like, with protein MSDDYRRSHECPHVVEQKVLQDIRDMLQLMGKDIASFPLPEIDELHGTLSGEDREIMEESTNELRDDFASLASSLNIEQKYAYDEILSAIDSGNGGVFFIDGPGGTGKTFLYKALLSKVRSQGKIAVATATSSVAATIMPGGRIAHSRFKIPLSTEEGVLCSFTKESGTAKLLQMASLIIWDEATMRKRQAVEALDNSMRDIIGQQDLPFGGKTVVFGGDFRQVLPVVRKGTRPQIIDATLRNSYLWSSMRQFRLIHNMRAQSDPWFADFLLRIGNGTEETDNDGNVRLPEDICVPYTGKDSDLDRLIEHVFPDLDKNLTNPNYITSRAILTTRNDNVDRINMKMIERFPGEEVIYYSFDRAADDPHNYYPSDFLNSLTPNWLPPHVLKLKINCPIILLRNIDPANGLCNGTRLVVRGLQKNAIDAEIIVGQYSGRRVFLPRIPLCPSDDEMLPFRFKRKQFPVRLSFAMTINKAQGQTIPNVGVYLPDPVYSHGQLYVALSRATSRRNIKILAIPDKDKSGRTKSAKPPRTSTPNIVYKEVLTS; from the coding sequence ATGTCGGATGACTACCGGCGTTCCCATGAGTGCCCACATGTGGTGGAGCAGAAGGTGTTGCAAGACATCAGGGATATGCTGCAATTGATGGGAAAAGATATAGCATCATTCCCTCTTCCAGAGATTGATGAATTGCATGGCACCCTTAGCGGTGAGGATAGGGAGATCATGGAGGAATCCACAAATGAGTTACGTGATGATTTTGCTTCTCTAGCGTCCTCCCTAAACATTGAGCAGAAGTATGCCTATGATGAAATATTGTCTGCTATCGATAGCGGCAATGGAGGTGTCTTCTTTATTGATGGCCCAGGAGGTACGGGAAAGACTTTCCTGTACAAGGCTCTGCTCTCAAAAGTTCGCTCCCAGGGCAAGATAGCTGTGGCAACCGCAACATCAAGTGTAGCTGCCACCATCATGCCTGGAGGTAGGATTGCCCACTCAAGGTTCAAGATTCCCCTTAGCACTGAAGAAGGTGTTTTATGTAGCTTTACGAAGGAAAGTGGAACTGCCAAGCTCCTCCAGATGGCGTCTCTTATTATATGGGATGAAGCCACCATGAGAAAGCGTCAAGCAGTTGAAGCGCTTGACAATAGCATGCGTGACATCATAGGACAACAGGATCTGCCATTTGGGGGAAAGACTGTTGTGTTTGGAGGTGACTTTAGGCAAGTGCTTCCCGTTGTGCGGAAGGGAACAAGACCACAGATAATAGATGCCACATTGCGTAACTCTTACTTATGGAGTAGCATGCGGCAATTCAGGCTTATCCATAACATGAGGGCACAAAGTGATCCGTGGTTTGCTGATTTCCTACTGCGCATTGGGAATGGTACTGAAGAAACCGACAATGATGGTAATGTACGGCTTCCAGAAGATATATGTGTGCCATATACCGGGAAGGACAGTGATCTTGATAGGCTGATCGAACATGTCTTCCCTGACCTAGACAAGAACCTCACTAATCCGAATTACATTACCTCTCGGGCGATCTTGACAACCAGGAATGATAATGTTGACAGGATAAATATGAAGATGATCGAACGTTTCCCAGGTGAGGAGGTGATATATTATAGTTTTGATCGTGCGGCGGACGATCCCCACAACTACTACCCCTCTGACTTTCTGAACTCACTCACCCCAAATTGGCTTCCTCCACATGTTCTCAAGTTAAAGATTAACTGTCCTATTATACTGCTACGGAACATAGATCCTGCAAATGGACTATGCAACGGTACGAGACTGGTGGTCCGTGGGTTGCAGAAAAATGCTATCGACGCTGAAATAATAGTAGGACAATATTCTGGAAGGAGGGTGTTCCTGCCTCGGATACCCTTGTGTCCCTCAGATGATGAGATGCTCCCTTTCCGTTTTAAAAGGAAGCAATTCCCTGTCAGGCTCAGCTTCGCCATGACAATCAACAAGGCACAAGGACAGACAATTCCTAATGTCGGTGTATATTTACCCGATCCTGTATACTCTCATGGTCAGCTATATGTTGCATTGTCTAGAGCTACCTCAAGAAGGAACATTAAGATCCTTGCCATCCCTGACAAGGACAAGAGTGGCCGGACCAAATCTGCCAAGCCTCCTAGGACGAGCACGCCAAACATTGTCTACAAGGAAGTCCTTACCTCTTAG
- the LOC112268503 gene encoding ADP-glucose phosphorylase, giving the protein MAEASRTSEARRDAVFGRWVVFSPARSRRPTDLKSHAPTNPSPGDGDAPRPSCPFCLGREPECAPEIFRVPAPDTPGEAPSPWRIRVIENLFPALRRDAEPPAPEEEPADVGECAVRGFGFHDVVIETPRHDVRLWDLDAEGVRDVLLAYARRVQQLSEHRAVKYVQVFKNHGASAGASMAHSHSQMLGTPFVPPSVTSRLNCMKEVFERTGKCSLCEIQSKDSLVSETPNFLAIVPFGASYPFEMWIIPRQHGSYFHEIDQDKALDLGSLLKSMLQKLCKQLNDPPFNYMVHSAPFGIASSCLPYTHWFLQIVPQLSVIGGFEMGSGCYINPVFPEDAAKILREIDCSI; this is encoded by the exons ATGGCGGAAGCTTCTAGAACCTCCGAGGCGCGCCGCGACGCCGTGTTCGGCCGCTGGGTCGTCTTCTCGCCGGCGCGCTCGCGGCGCCCCACTGACCTCAAGTCGCACGCTCCCACGAACCCTagccccggcgacggcgacgcaCCCAGGCCGTCCTGCCCCTTCTGCCTCGGCCGCGAGCCCGAGTGCGCGCCTGAGATATTCCGCGTGCCGGCGCCGGATACGCCCGGCgaggcgccgtcgccgtggcGGATCCGCGTGATCGAGAACCTGTTCCCGGCGCTGCGGCGCGATGCGGAGCCGCCGGcaccggaggaggagcccgctGACGTTGGGGAGTGCGCCGTGCGGGGGTTCGGGTTCCACGACGTGGTCATCGAGACCCCGCGCCACGACGTGCGGCTATGGGACCTGGACGCCGAGGGGGTCCGCGACGTCCTGCTCGCGTACGCGCGCCGCGTGCAGCAgctgtcggagcaccgagcggtGAAGTATGTTCAG GTGTTTAAGAATCATGGGGCGTCTGCTGGAGCTTCAATGGCACACTCACACAGCCAGATGTTGGGTACTCCTTTTGTCCCTCCATCTGTTACCTCCCGGCTGAACTGCATGAAGGAGGTTTTTGAGAGGACCGGGAAATGCAGTCTTTGTGAGATTCAGTCGAAGGATAGTTTGGTCAGTGAGACACCCAATTTTCTTGCAATTGTTCCTTTTGGAGCATCTTATCCTTTTGAGATGTGGATTATTCCTCGGCAACATGGCTCCTATTTCCACGAGATAGATCAGGATAAG GCATTGGACCTTGGGTCTCTGTTAAAGAGCATGCTGCAGAAGTTGTGTAAGCAACTCAACGATCCGCCATTCAACTATATGGTCCACAGTGCACCATTCGGAATCGCCTCATCCTGTCTACCATACACACACTGGTTTCTCCAGATAGTGCCACAGTTGAGTGTAATCGGTGGATTTGAGATGGGGAGCGGGTGCTACATCAACCCAGTTTTCCCTGAAGACGCTGCAAAGATCCTGAGGGAAATCGACTGCTCAATATAG
- the LOC100821847 gene encoding protein MET1, chloroplastic yields MALAHQITNRPLLSSPPRLPRTAGSSSSNARPPPFLGTQTCCQLRLQQQQGAARSCAPAVVARASSAQAEPKSGGGDGGGGEDPYEEYEVEILKPYGIKFAKGRDGGTYIEAIFPGSSADQTGKFTVGDKVLATSAVFGEEIWPAAGYGQTIYCIRQRVGPLYMKMQKKFGKWDDSGDLSDKEIIRAERNTGNVSTKLREIQMQNYQKKMEQKIQREEDLRMGLRLYKDGKYEEALEKFESVLGSKPEIDEASVASYNVACCYSKLDRIQAGLSALEDAMKAGYEDFKTIRTDPDLANLRKSEEFDPLLNKYDESFINESAINAIKSLFGFGKK; encoded by the exons ATGGCTCTCGCCCACCAGATCACCAACAGGccgctcctctcctccccgcccCGCCTCCCGAGaaccgccggcagcagcagcagcaatgcgCGGCCCCCGCCGTTCCTCGGGACGCAAACCTGCTGCCAGCTgaggctgcagcagcagcagggcgcggcgaggagctgcgcccccgccgtcgtcgcccggGCGTCGTCGGCGCAGGCGGAGCCCAAGTCGGGAGGAGGggacgggggaggaggagaggatcCGTACGAGGAGTACGAGGTGGAGATCCTGAAACCCTACGGGATCAAGTTCGCCAAGGGCCGCGACGGCGGCACCTACATCGAGGCCATCTTccccggctcctccgccgacCAGACCGGCAAGTTCACCGTCGGCGACAAGGTCCTCGCCACCAG TGCCGTCTTTGGAGAGGAAATCTGGCCGGCGGCAGGGTACGGCCAGACCATCTACTGCATCCGCCAGAGAGTTGGTCCTCTCTACATGAAGATGCAGAAGAAATTTG GGAAATGGGATGATTCTGGCGACCTCTCCGACAAGGAGATCATCAGGGCTGAAAGGAACACTGGAAATGTCAGCACCAAACTCAGAGAGATTCAA ATGCAAAATTACCAGAAGAAGATGGAGCAGAAGATCCAAAGAGAAGAGGACCTCCGAATGGGGTTAAGGCTGTATAA GGATGGAAAGTACGAGGAGGCGTTGGAGAAGTTCGAGTCGGTGCTGGGGTCAAAACCAGAGATCGACGAGGCTTCCGTAGCCAGCTACAATGTTGCATGCTGTTATTCGAAGCTCGACCGG ATACAAGCTGGCCTTTCTGCACTGGAAGATGCCATGAAAGCAGGCTATGAAGACTTCAAG ACTATTCGCACCGACCCGGATCTCGCAAACTTGAGGAAATCAGAGGAGTTTGACCCCCTTCTGAACAAATACGACGAATCGTTCATCAATGAGAGTGCCATCAATGCCATCAAATCTTTGTTCGGATTCGGCAAGAAGTGA
- the LOC100822155 gene encoding uncharacterized protein LOC100822155, with translation MAAKVAAPLPFRRAVRGLPFGRRSLAGGCGGRSGLAGMGWSSGAGRLVAPAWLPRARGRNSRSGGRGGGGATREDERVEEEEEAEDDAVLIIDGEEDEEEYDDDDLSGFRGLVLDLSYRPVNVVCWKRAICLEFMEKADVLEYYDQTVSSPSGSFYIPAVLRVPQLLQVVKRRRVKQCLSRKNILYRDGFSCQYCSSEDDLTIDHVIPTSRGGKWEWENLVAACSRCNSRKGHKTLLQANMKLRKVPKAPKEFDIIAVPLTKSAFRTIRRKQGLPEEWLQYLAGSSP, from the exons atggcggccaaggtggcggcgccgctcccGTTCCGCCGCGCCGTGCGGGGCCTGCCGTTCGGCCGGCGGTCGCTtgccggcggctgcggcggcaggagcGGGCTGGCTGGGATGGGATGGAGCAGTGGAGCCGGAAGGCTCGTGGCGCCGGCGTGGTTGCCGCGGGCGCGTGGGAGGAATAGTAGgtccggcggccgcggcggcggcggcgctaccAGGGAGGACGagcgcgtggaggaggaggaggaggcggaggacgaTGCGGTGCTGATAATCGAcggggaggaggatgaggaggagtaCGACGACGATGATCTGTCTGGGTTCAGAGGGCTCGTTCTTGATCTCTCGTACAG GCCGGTCAATGTCGTCTGCTGGAAGCGTGCGATCTGCCTCGAATTCATGGAGAAG GCCGATGTTCTGGAGTACTACGATCAGACAGTCTCTTCTCCCAGTGGATCCTTCTACATCCCTGCAGTTCTCAGG GTTCCGCAGCTGCTGCAGGTGGTAAAGAGAAGAAGAGTTAAGCAGTGCCTTAGCCGGAAAAACATACTTTACAGGGATGGATTCAGTTGCCA GTATTGCTCTTCTGAAGATGATCTCACAATTGACCATGTCATCCCGACATCACGTGGTGGCAAATGGGAATGGGAAAACTTG GTAGCTGCATGCTCGAGATGCAACTCCAGGAAGGGTCACAAGACACTGCTGCAAGCAAACATGAAGCTTCGCAAGGTCCCCAAG GCGCCAAAGGAATTCGACATCATTGCGGTGCCCTTGACGAAATCCGCGTTCAGGACGATCAGGAGGAAGCAAGGGCTGCCTGAAGAATGGCTGCAGTACCTTGCCGGATCGTCTCCATGA
- the LOC100822469 gene encoding 2-oxoisovalerate dehydrogenase subunit beta 1, mitochondrial translates to MATKAALRELGRNSRAAAGIGGSRGFAAAAAAAPAGVAERSEGGGGGGGTKAVNLFTAVNQALHIALETDPRSYVFGEDVGFGGVFRCTTGLADRFGRNRVFNTPLCEQGIAGFAIGLAAMGNRAIAEVQFADYIFPAFDQIVNEAAKFRYRSGNEFNCGGLTIRSPYGAVGHGGHYHSQSPEAFFCHVPGLKVVIPRSPHEAKGLLLASIRDPNPVVFFEPKWLYRLSVEDVPEGDYMLPLSQAEVIHQGSDITLVGWGAQLAVLEQACEDAAKDGISCELIDLRTLIPWDKETVEASVSKTGKLLVSHEAPITGGFGAEIAASITERCFQRLEAPVARVCGLDTPFPLVYEPFYMPTKNKILDAIKATVNY, encoded by the exons ATGGCCACGAAGGCGGCTCTGAGGGAGTTGGGGAGGAACagcagagcggcggcggggatcgGAGGAAGCAGAGgctttgccgccgccgccgctgctgctccggcgggggtggcgGAGAGGAgcgagggcggcggaggcggcggcgggacgaAGGCGGTGAACCTCTTCACGGCCGTCAACCAGGCGCTCCACATCGCGCTCGAAACCGATCCCCG CTCTTATGTCTTCGGAGAGGACGTGGGTTTTGGAGGCGTGTTCCGCTGCACAACAGGGCTCGCTGATCGGTTTGGAAGAAACAGAGTGTTTAATACACCATTGTGCGAACAG GGTATTGCTGGATTTGCTATTGGCCTAGCAGCAATG GGCAATAGAGCTATTGCTGAAGTCCAGTTTGCGGATTATATCTTTCCAGCATTTGATCAG ATTGTCAATGAAGCAGCTAAATTCAGATATCGAAGTGGAAATGAATTCAACTGCGGAG GTTTAACAATTCGATCTCCATATGGTGCTGTTGGGCATGGTGGCCACTATCATTCACAGTCACCAGAAGCTTTCTTCTGCCATGTTCCTGGCCTGAAG GTTGTCATACCTCGAAGTCCACATGAGGCCAAGGGATTGTTGTTGGCCAGTATTCGTGACCCAAACCCAGTTGTATTTTTCGAACCAAAG TGGTTGTACCGTTTGTCTGTTGAAGATGTTCCTGAGGGGGACTATATGCTGCCCTTATCTCAAGCAGAG GTGATTCACCAAGGAAGTGATATAACACTTGTTGGTTGGGGAGCTCAACTTGCAGTGCTGGAACAAGCATGTGAAGATGCTGCAAAG GATGGAATTTCCTGTGAGCTCATAGATCTGAGAACACTGATTCCGTGGGACAAGGAAACAGTCGAAGCCTCTGTCAGCAAGACCGGAAAGCTTCTC GTTAGCCATGAGGCCCCAATCACCGGAGGGTTTGGTGCTGAAATCGCTGCCTCCATTACCGAGCGCTGCTTCCAGAGG TTAGAAGCGCCGGTCGCAAGGGTCTGCGGCCTCGACACGCCTTTCCCCCTTGTTTATGAACCATTCTACATGCCCACAAAGAACAAG ATCCTGGACGCTATTAAAGCTACTGTAAATTACTGA
- the LOC100822781 gene encoding NADPH-dependent aldehyde reductase-like protein, chloroplastic yields the protein MATAADTAAAAKAADAVAAVASRDHPACSQPLAGRVAIVTGASRGIGRAIATHLSSLGASLVLGYASSASLAEQLAASLLPPNSAIAVKADVSSEAGVRSLFDAAESAFGRPAQILVANAGVLDDKYPSLAATATADFDRVFSTNARGAFLCLREAANRIPPGCGGGGGGRIVAVTSSVVASLPEGYAAYTASKAAVEAMVRTMAKELRGTRVTANCVAPGATATDMFFAGKSEETVRRVAEGNPMCRIGEAGDIAPVVGFLCTDAAEWINGQVIRANGGYV from the coding sequence ATGGCAACCGCTgccgacaccgccgccgccgcaaaaGCAGCCGACGCGGTGGCCGCCGTGGCGTCGCGGGACCACCCCGCGTGCTCCCAGCCGCTGGCCGGCCGCGTGGCCATCGTGACCGGCGCGTCGCGCGGCATCGGGCGCGCCATAGCCACccacctctcctccctcggcgCCAGCCTCGTCCTCGGCTACGCCTCCAGCGCCTCCTTGGCCGAGCAGCTCGcggcctccctcctccccccaAACTCCGCCATAGCCGTCAAGGCCGATGTCTCCTCGGAAGCCGGCGTCAGGTCCCTCTTCGACGCCGCGGAGTCCGCCTTCGGCCGCCCGGCGCAAATCCTCGTGGCCAACGCCGGGGTGCTCGACGATAAGTACCCTTCCCTGGCCGcgaccgccaccgccgacttCGACCGGGTCTTCTCCACCAACGCCCGCGGCGCGTTCCTCTGCCTCCGGGAAGCCGCGAACCGCATCCCccccggctgcggcggcggcggcgggggccggaTCGTAGCGGTGACGTCCTCCGTGGTGGCCTCGCTCCCCGAGGGCTACGCGGCGTACACGGCGTCCAAGGCGGCCGTGGAGGCCATGGTGCGGACCATGGCCAAGGAGCTCAGGGGCACCCGGGTCACTGCCAACTGCGTCGCGCCGGGGGCCACGGCCACCGACATGTTCTTCGCCGGGAAGAGCGAGGAGACCGTGAGGAGGGTTGCCGAGGGGAACCCGATGTGCCGGATCGGGGAGGCTGGTGACATCGCGCCCGTCGTCGGGTTCCTCTGCACCGACGCCGCCGAGTGGATCAACGGCCAGGTCATCCGGGCCAACGGCGGCTACGTCTGA
- the LOC104581707 gene encoding uncharacterized protein LOC104581707: MPPPPPVLLDELLEEVFLRLPPDEPEHLIRASSVCRPWRRILAGRGFRRRYLEIHGTPPVLGLLRNGGSTYPLGSGFVPTSAFRPAELDLPGWSAVDCRHGRALFFPSPTRIKDVYGLLVWDPVTGDQRHVPSPDMNFRLGFGAAAAVVCAAEGCDHCGCHGGPFRVAAVFAGAGQEISARLYSSETGTWSELTSVHHPYHPPYSCANNMRSVLVGDALYFISLKNQIIEYRLGTLGLSLFDLLPEGKSMFLGMLMTAEDGGLGFAKPEGTTLTLWSRDTSPNGAVGWAQHRVINLETVLPRGALSIPFESCMIWLVGFMEGTQVIFIGIYATVYMVELKSGRARKVLDQGMDVYPYMSFPGEEVCAYVRTEEEEETLPVPVAHCIKGDNAAVLPPGLQDSGTGRERCCYSSSSRLVVAESANGGGGKLLLVRRRFCTTFNVLVADLDASRWTEATSSRLEEQLFFVSASCSKAVRPSRYGAVGGARIFIANDYSHKLVLPDFHGSTTR, encoded by the exons atgccgccgccgccgccggtgctgctGGACGAGCTCCTCGAGGAggtcttcctccgcctcccgccggACGAGCCAGAACACCTCATCCGCGCCTCCTCCGTCTGCAGGCCGTGGCGCCGCATCCTCGCCGGCCGCGGATTCCGCCGCCGCTACCTCGAGATCCACGGGACGCCTCCCGTGCTGGGGCTCCTCCGTAACGGTGGAAGCACATACCCTCTCGGATCCGGCTTCGTCCCCACCTCCGCCTTCCGCCCCGCCGAGCTCGACCTTCCCGGCTGGTCTGCCGTTGactgccgccatggccgcgcccTCTTCTTTCCATCTCCCACGAGAATCAAGGACGTCTATGGCCTCCTCGTCTGGGACCCTGTGACGGGCGACCAGCGCCACGTGCCCTCGCCGGACATGAACTTCAGATTGGGCttcggcgcggcggcggcggtggtctgCGCCGCTGAAGGCTGCGACCACTGCGGCTGCCATGGAGGGCCGTTCCGTGTGGCGGCCGTGTTCGCCGGTGCGGGCCAAGAGATATCCGCCCGTCTCTACTCTTCAGAGACGGGCACGTGGAGCGAACTGACCTCAGTTCATCACCCCTATCACCCCCCATATTCCTGCGCCAACAATATGCGTAGCGTCCTTGTGGGCGATGCATTGTACTTCATAAGCTTGAAGAACCAAATCATCGAGTACCGACTTGGTACACTTGGCTTGTCACTGTTTGATTTGCTGCCTGAGGGTAAGTCCATGTTTCTTGGGATGCTCATGACGGCAGAAGATGGTGGGCTGGGGTTTGCTAAACCGGAAGGTACGACCCTAACCCTGTGGTCGAGGGACACCAGCCCCAATGGAGCTGTAGGGTGGGCACAACACCGGGTAATCAATCTCGAGACAGTGCTCCCTCGTGGTGCCCTCTCAATCCCGTTTGAGTCGTGCATGATATGGTTGGTTGGTTTCATGGAGGGCACCCAAGTCATTTTCATAGGCATATATGCTACTGTCTACATGGTTGAACTCAAGTCAGGGCGAGCGAGGAAGGTGCTTGATCAGGGTATGGATGTCTATCCGTACATGAGCTTTCCAG GCGAAGAGGTCTGCGCCTACGTCCgcaccgaagaagaagaagagacgtTGCCGGTTCCGGTCGCCCACTGTATAAAGGGTGATAATGCAGCAGTTCTGCCGCCGGGGCTGCAGGATTCAGGCACGGGGCGCGAACGGTGCTGTTACAGCAGCTCGTCCCGGCTCGTCGTCGCCGAATCAgccaatggcggcggcggcaagctgCTGTTGGTTCGCCGGCGATTCTGCACCACCTTCAACGTGCTCGTGGCGGACCTGGACGCCTCAAGGTGGACGGAGGCTACGAGCTCGAGGCTGGAGGAGCAGCTCTTCTTCGTCAGCGCCAGCTGCTCCAAGGCGGTGCGCCCGTCGCGGTACGGCGCCGTTGGAGGGGCCCGCATCTTCATCGCCAATGACTACTCGCACAAACTGGTGCTTCCGGATTTCCATGGAAGTACGACAAGATAG
- the LOC100821565 gene encoding probable CCR4-associated factor 1 homolog 11, producing MCFIVPNKAAAAPAAAADIVDGEQHLTLSPFAFSPTTAPKKMPVVADDDGQQYYWTAFSSLQAQGPGLMAAKTGTRRPGSVAVRSVWAHNLEEELALISSLLPRFRCAAVDTEFPGTVYRPTVPAYALTPEKRHALLKANVDALHLIQLGLTLFDSSGRLPQLQNRTKTQYAVWEFNFREFDVRRDRHAPESIALLRAKGVDLRRTREEGLDAAQFGPRLRKLLRAGLGAAGLVTFSGAYDVAYLVKMMLGTGYRLPASPEAFQGVVRAMLRKRLYDVKEMARRCGSAGGDLRGGLDSLAAKLGVPRAVGEAHQAGSDSLLTCQAFIEIKERFFANDDDELATVAGVVAGITAW from the coding sequence ATGTGCTTCATCGTACCAAAcaaggccgcggcggcgccggccgcggccgccgacaTTGTCGACGGGGAACAACACTTGACGCTCTCGCCTTTTGCCTTCTCGCCAACGACGGCGCCGAAGAAGATGCCGGTCGTGGCCGACGACGATGGGCAGCAGTACTACTGGACGGCGTTTTCGTCGCTGCAGGCCCAGGGGCCGGGGTTAATGGCGGCGAAGACGGGCACGCGGCGGCCGGGCAGCGTGGCGGTGCGCTCCGTGTGGGCGCACAacctggaggaggagctcgcgcTGATCTCCTCCCTGCTGCCGCGCTTCCGCTGCGCCGCCGTGGACACGGAGTTCCCGGGCACGGTGTACCGGCCCACGGTGCCGGCGTACGCGCTGACGCCGGAGAAGAGGCACGCGCTGCTCAAGGCCAACGTGGACGCTCTCCACCTCATCCAGCTCGGCCTCACCCTCTTCGactcctccggccgcctcccACAGCTCCAGAACCGAACCAAAACACAGTACGCCGTGTGGGAGTTCAACTTCCGGGAGTTCGACGTGCGCCGCGACCGGCACGCGCCGGAGTCGATCGCGCTGCTGCGTGCCAAGGGCGTCGACCTCCGGCGCACGCGCGAGGAAGGGCTCGACGCGGCGCAGTTCGGGCCGCGGCTGCGCAAGCTGCTGCGGGCCGGGCTGGGCGCGGCCGGCCTGGTCACATTCAGCGGCGCCTACGACGTGGCGTACCTGGTGAAGATGATGCTGGGGACCGGGTACCGGCTGCCGGCGTCCCCCGAGGCGTTCCAGGGCGTCGTCAGGGCCATGCTCCGGAAGCGGCTCTACGACGTGAAGGAGATGGCGCGGCGGTGCGgttcggccggcggcgacctgcGGGGCGGGCTGGACAGCCTCGCCGCCAAGCTCGGCGTGCCGCGGGCCGTCGGGGAGGCCCACCAGGCCGGCTCCGACAGCCTGCTCACGTGCCAGGCGTTTATAGAGATCAAGGAGAGGTTCTTTGCTAATGATGACGATGAGCTTGCGACCGTCGCCGGTGTCGTCGCCGGGATCACGGCGTGGTGA